In Candidatus Manganitrophaceae bacterium, one DNA window encodes the following:
- a CDS encoding isoprenylcysteine carboxylmethyltransferase family protein, producing the protein MRNLLQKITIKTVPVYFGIVLLFVYGTVQPHLFFMGVALILIGEAGRLWAAGHLRKNREVTTTGPYAYVKNPLYIGTFLIMVGFCFLAGQWIILSVGLAVFFFYYAPFKKKREAARLKNIFGSLWDEYDRSVPDYFPRLSPYKNRGSHQWAWGRVVSNSEHQTAVMTLAGIVALGLRLY; encoded by the coding sequence TTGAGGAATCTCCTTCAAAAGATTACTATAAAAACAGTTCCGGTTTACTTTGGTATCGTTTTGCTCTTTGTTTATGGGACAGTCCAGCCCCATCTTTTTTTCATGGGTGTCGCTCTTATCTTAATCGGAGAGGCGGGTCGTCTCTGGGCTGCGGGGCATCTTCGTAAAAATCGTGAGGTAACGACAACAGGACCCTACGCCTATGTTAAAAACCCTCTCTATATTGGAACCTTCCTCATCATGGTTGGCTTCTGTTTTCTCGCGGGACAATGGATCATCCTTTCTGTCGGACTGGCCGTCTTTTTTTTCTATTACGCGCCATTTAAAAAAAAACGGGAAGCTGCTCGCTTGAAAAATATTTTCGGATCTCTGTGGGACGAATATGACCGGAGCGTTCCGGACTATTTCCCCCGCCTCTCGCCTTACAAAAATAGAGGGAGCCACCAATGGGCATGGGGCCGTGTTGTTTCAAACAGTGAGCATCAGACAGCCGTGATGACCCTGGCCGGAATCGTTGCCCTGGGGCTTCGACTATATTAA
- a CDS encoding 3-dehydroquinate synthase, with protein sequence MKVEKISLKLSHNSYDIVIGPGILQNLGKYLRDLSLGEKIAVVTHPRVDRLYGAQVRKSLKDAGYSPVMISLPDGERYKTLDQVGRVYDKLVAHRFERDATLVALGGGVVGDMAGFVAATFLRGISYIQCPTTVVAQVDASIGGKTGVDHPKGKNLIGAFYQPRLVCIDPTVLTTLSKREYIAGLAEVVKYGVIFDPAFIGYLERYTAPIKVLEPGKILYCIKKSAAIKAEIVQADERESSLRKILNYGHTFGHAIETMTGYRKYKHGEAVSIGMVMASRLACMLGILSEIALERQVALLRSFGLPTRMPRLDPGCLLSVMERDKKVVDGVIFFILPEKIGSVRIMPVDRKDLKVFLRSVFSR encoded by the coding sequence GTGAAAGTAGAAAAGATATCACTTAAGTTAAGTCACAACAGTTATGACATCGTTATCGGTCCGGGAATCCTTCAAAATCTGGGGAAATATCTTCGGGATCTTTCGCTTGGGGAGAAAATCGCTGTCGTGACTCATCCCAGGGTAGACCGTCTTTATGGTGCCCAGGTTCGGAAAAGCCTGAAAGACGCAGGGTATTCCCCAGTGATGATATCGCTTCCTGATGGTGAGCGGTACAAAACGCTTGATCAGGTGGGCCGGGTATATGACAAACTTGTTGCACACCGGTTTGAACGGGATGCGACATTGGTTGCTTTGGGCGGCGGTGTGGTCGGGGATATGGCCGGATTCGTAGCGGCAACTTTTTTAAGAGGGATCTCTTACATTCAATGCCCAACCACGGTCGTGGCACAGGTTGATGCCAGTATCGGCGGAAAGACGGGTGTTGACCATCCTAAGGGTAAAAACCTGATAGGCGCCTTCTACCAACCCCGCCTGGTCTGCATTGATCCGACGGTCCTGACGACCCTTTCCAAACGAGAATATATTGCCGGTCTCGCCGAGGTCGTGAAATATGGTGTCATTTTTGATCCCGCCTTCATTGGATATCTTGAGCGTTATACTGCCCCGATCAAGGTGCTTGAGCCCGGAAAAATTCTTTACTGTATCAAAAAGTCAGCAGCAATCAAGGCAGAGATTGTTCAAGCGGACGAAAGAGAATCGAGTCTTCGTAAGATCTTAAATTACGGCCATACATTTGGACATGCTATTGAAACGATGACGGGCTACCGAAAGTATAAGCATGGCGAAGCGGTTTCCATTGGGATGGTCATGGCGTCCCGGCTTGCTTGCATGCTGGGGATCCTAAGCGAGATTGCGCTTGAACGTCAGGTCGCCCTACTCCGTTCATTTGGCCTTCCGACACGGATGCCTCGCCTCGATCCGGGCTGCTTGCTTTCCGTGATGGAACGGGACAAAAAGGTTGTGGATGGGGTGATCTTTTTTATCCTGCCCGAAAAAATAGGATCTGTCCGGATTATGCCCGTCGATCGTAAAGACCTGAAAGTTTTTCTCCGATCAGTTTTCTCGCGCTGA